One Coffea arabica cultivar ET-39 chromosome 5c, Coffea Arabica ET-39 HiFi, whole genome shotgun sequence DNA window includes the following coding sequences:
- the LOC113690161 gene encoding UDP-glucose flavonoid 3-O-glucosyltransferase 6-like, translated as MKKPELVFVPSPGMGHLGSTVELAKLLIDRNEHLSITVLIMKFPFETKVGSSIDSQTEISDSRIRFLELKKDESASQTASSNLFMYQFIEDHKSSAREVLAEISDSASSDLAGVVIDMFCSSMIDVANEFGVPSYVFYTSGAAMLGLILHLQSLRDDFGEDVTNYENSKVELAVPTYINPVPVKVLPSRLFDKEGGGNMFLNLAKRYRETKGIVINSFLQLECHAIQALSNDKTIPPVYPVGPILNHKGRNGQNQETDMITKWLDIQPDSSVVFLCFGSGGWFDGEQVKEIAYALGRSGYRFLWSLRRPPPKGKFEFPGDYENLEEVLPEGFLQRTAEVGKVIGWAPQAAVLSHPAVGGFVSHCGWNSTLESVWHGVPIATWPLYAEQQVNAFQMLKDLGMAVEIKMDFKNTIREASTEIVAADLIEKAIKHLMDPENEIRKKVKEMKENSRLTLNGEGSSSASLGRFLDAVVDNNIP; from the coding sequence atGAAGAAACCAGAGCTGGTTTTCGTTCCTTCACCAGGGATGGGTCACTTAGGATCAACTGTTGAGCTAGCAAAGCTTCTTATTGATCGTAATGAACACTTATCAATCACAGTTCTGATTATGAAGTTTCCCTTTGAAACAAAGGTGGGTAGTTCCATAGATTCGCAGACAGAAATTTCGGATTCTCGCATAAGGTTTCTTGAGCTCAAAAAAGATGAGTCTGCTTCACAAACGGCATCTTCTAATTTGTTTATGTATCAATTTATTGAAGATCATAAAAGCAGTGCGAGGGAGGTCCTTGCTGAAATATCTGATTCTGCATCCTCTGATCTTGCTGGAGTCGTCATTGACATGTTTTGCTCCTCCATGATTGATGTAGCCAACGAATTTGGGGTTCCCTCTTATGTATTTTATACATCCGGTGCTGCAATGCTAGGCCTTATATTGCATTTGCAAAGCCTGAGAGATGATTTCGGAGAAGATGTTACCAATTACGAGAATTCTAAAGTTGAATTAGCTGTTCCGACTTACATCAATCCTGTTCCAGTTAAAGTTTTGCCATCTCGACTGTTTGACAAGGAAGGAGGTGGCAACATGTTCCTCAACCTGGCCAAAAGATACAGGGAGACCAAAGGAATCGTAATCAACAGTTTTCTCCAGTTAGAATGCCATGCAATACAGGCTCTATCCAATGATAAAACCATCCCACCAGTATATCCTGTAGGGCCTATATTGAATCATAAGGGAAGAAATggtcaaaatcaagaaactgaTATGATTACGAAATGGCTTGATATTCAGCCTGATTCTTCTGTAGTGTTCCTTTGCTTTGGCAGTGGAGGTTGGTTTGATGGTGAACAAGTGAAGGAAATTGCCTATGCACTCGGGCGCAGTGGATATCGGTTCCTGTGGTCATTGAGAAGGCCTCCACCTAAAGGAAAGTTTGAGTTTCCAGGTGATTATGAGAATCTGGAAGAAGTCTTGCCAGAAGGGTTCTTGCAGCGAACTGCAGAGGTTGGAAAAGTTATAGGATGGGCACCACAGGCGGCAGTTCTATCCCATCCTGCTGTGGGAGGCTTTGTCTCTCACTGTGGCTGGAACTCAACCTTGGAAAGTGTTTGGCATGGCGTTCCAATTGCAACTTGGCCGCTTTATGCGGAGCAGCAGGTGAATGCCTTCCAGATGCTGAAAGACTTGGGAATGGCTGTGGAGATCAAAATGGATTTCAAAAACACTATTCGCGAGGCAAGTACTGAGATTGTGGCCGCAGATTTAATTGAAAAGGCAATTAAACATCTTATGGATCCTGAGAATGAAATCAGaaagaaggtgaaggaaatgAAAGAGAATAGCAGGTTGACTCTCAATGGAGAAGGATCATCCTCTGCTTCATTGGGACGTTTCCTAGATGCTGTGGTAGATAATAATATTCCATGA